In one Sphingomonas sp. AP4-R1 genomic region, the following are encoded:
- the rpiB gene encoding ribose 5-phosphate isomerase B, with protein MRIAIASDHAAVALKAALVAWLREQDYSVEDLGPFDTASVDYPDYGYRLARAIGEGRADRGIALCGSGIGISIAVNRHPAARCALVSEPVSAGLARQHNDANIIALGARMIGEVMAKACVRTFLATEFEGDRHQRRVAMLSSPELGSHVQEA; from the coding sequence ATGCGCATCGCCATCGCCTCCGATCACGCCGCCGTTGCGCTGAAGGCCGCGCTCGTGGCATGGTTGCGGGAGCAGGATTACAGCGTCGAGGATCTCGGCCCCTTCGATACCGCCTCCGTCGATTATCCCGATTACGGCTATCGTCTCGCCCGCGCGATCGGGGAAGGCCGCGCCGATCGCGGCATCGCGCTCTGCGGATCGGGCATCGGCATCTCGATCGCCGTCAACCGCCACCCCGCCGCCCGCTGCGCGCTCGTGTCGGAGCCCGTCTCCGCCGGCCTCGCCCGCCAGCATAATGATGCGAACATCATCGCGCTCGGCGCCCGCATGATCGGCGAGGTGATGGCCAAGGCCTGCGTCCGCACCTTCCTCGCCACCGAATTCGAAGGCGACCGGCATCAGCGCCGCGTCGCCATGCTGTCCAGCCCGGAGCTCGGCTCCCACGTCCAAGAGGCCTGA